In Mauremys reevesii isolate NIE-2019 linkage group 9, ASM1616193v1, whole genome shotgun sequence, the genomic stretch TGCTTGGGACGTGGCTGCAAACTGGAAAGGGTTGCGCAGCAATGACCTCTAGCTAGGTATATCCCAAAGTTTGGCTAGGCACAGAGAGGAGTTTTCAGGGCAATATGGAGCTGAAGGAGGAAACCCAGGCTAGGATTCTGCTCCCTGCTATCCAAAGAGTGTTGCTTTGGGTTCCATCCAGACAGCCATGCAGCCACCAACAGCTGGTAACTCATCAGGGAGGTGAGAGGGGGGAGACTCGGGCGAGTCACACAGCTTTctacagctcaggatctggcctaaAGCCCCAGCTGTGAACTGTTCCggccctttaaggtgtctccTGTTTACCACTGCAACGAACAGTCGGGGAGAGAGCCAAGAGTGAGCACATAACAACCGCtcggctgggagctggctgcaTTCCTAACCCCTGGGCTGGAGTGTTCACCTTGGCTTGGCTACGTGCACCTGCTCctttcaaaaacaaacagaaaaaaggtTTTCagatcccttcccctcccctgctgcagaaataACGGCATCTGCTTCTTGGGTCTCTACACCGATCCACCTGCATGTTCTCACCACATCCCCTACCCCTGTGGCTCGCCTGTCCAGCCCCTTTCCCTCTTTGCCTGCATCCAGAGATCACACAGTGAATTTCCTCCCATTGTGTTATCTCACAGGACAAACTGTTTCCTTGCTGCTTAGCTAGTCATAGAGGAAGGGGGAGGTGGGTCACAACCTTAGATCAACCGTCTCACACTAGGCAAAAGCCTATCTCTGCTTCTTCCCCGGGACACACAGCAGTACCTTGGCCTCAGCAATACCCTCATGGAGAGAGCTATATATTGCTCAGAGCAAGGGAGTAGGGACAAGGGACATTCTACTCACtgccactggctcccagtcccgctctgtgcctctgtccgtcccccccgccccacaagaTGAGTGCCATTGCTGAACTGatcaatgtttgcaaagtgcaAGGGGCAagaggggaggcggggggcaggggaaggccaGAATTGGGTAAGTGCAATGGCCACTACTGCACCCATGCCATTCGAGCTTTGCCATGGCCACAGATCTAGGCCCAGTGTTCTGATCTGGTGGCAGTTCACATCTCGTGGCTGGAAGGTTGCAAAGAAGTGCATAAGACTATGATAATAAATACTTAGGAGGCGCCAGCATCTGCTCCAGGAACTCCTCGATCTTAATGAAGTCTGTTTTCAGCTCCTTGTTGAACAATAAGAATGGAGGGTTGGTCCCTGGAGCCAGAGATTTCAGCTCTTCAGGTTTCCTgaaatgaatatttttaaaaaaagagggatTCACTGCTGAGGTGAAGGCCTCACTGCACGTGCAGTGTCACAATCTCATCTCACCACCATGCACAACCACCAAGAAGAACATAGAATggtaggacaggaagggaccctgagaggtcatcttgttcaggcccctgcactgaggcaggaccacgtAAACCTGGAACATCCCTGAccagtgtttgtccaacctgctcttaaacaccACATGGTGAAGGCATCAAATAGTGAGAGACACAGATTAGTACATGGAGGAGACACAGTGGTGAGAAGGAATCGTGGGCCCTGTGTTTTGGAGCCAGAGCCATGGTGTTCAGGAGCGGGAGCTCCCTGGATAAAGACCCAAATTGTACCCTGagttcacagctcccattgacttcactggccaTTGGGACATCCATCTTTGGCAGCCAGTGGGATATGTGTAGTCATTTCAATTTGCCAAGAGGGCTCACTGCCATCTTTTCATGGCCCTGTCACTTCAGGATATCTTGTATGAATCTCCATGGACAAACTTTTGTTGTTCACATTGTGTCCCCAATTGCTTAAGATACAATGGCCTGAACTGTTGATTTTGGGACCAAATTTCCTGCTGGCTTATCCTCTGTGTAATTCCAGGGAGGTCAGCGGCATGGGGCAAATAGAGCATAAGTGAGGTGAGAATTTGGTCACAGCTAGACTGCTAGCAGGGACACCACCTTGTAATGATGCCAGTCAGCTCCATCTATGCCAGTGACATGACAGATGTAACGAAAGGGGACGTGATGCTGACAGTGGGAGAGATCTGAAGTGTAGAGTGAAGAGCAATTGAGCCATATGACACTAAGATTTTGTTGGTgcacaccaggggtaggcaaccatttcagtggcattcacactgcccaggtcctggctggtctgtggggctctgcattttaatttaattttaaatgaagcttcttaaacattttaaaaaccttatttactttacatacaatagtttagttatatatgatagacttatacaaagagaccttctaaatgaagacttggtacaccacttctgaaaggttgccaacccctggtgcaCACAATCCAAGGGGCAGCCCTGAGCTTCCCTGCTGTGTACTCTGGATGTCTCACTGGCATGAATTACCTccatttccttaccttgtcatgTCCACTGTGGTCACATTGAATTTGACTCCTTTGAGCCACAGAACCATGAAGAGACGCTGGCAGAAGGGACAATTCCCAATGTTCTCGCCATCCAGGCCAGCCTGCAGAAGGAGCAAAATAGACCGATGCTGCTCACTGGGCATAAGATGTCTCCCACAGCCGGGCCTCTGCAAGTGGCTTTGGGAAAGGAGCTGCTAGCACAGCTCCGGGCTTGGTAAACAGGCAGTGGCAGCATAACAGATGATTCACTGGTTTCATTGGGAGTTAGGCCAGATTGTCAAAGGTGCCTTtctctccatttttttaaaaaaaaggagatTCAATGCAACATTATGGTTGAGATTTCAAATGGACTGGAGATaagagatcatagaatatcagggttggaagggacctcaggaggtcatctagcccaacccccctgctcaaagcaggaccaatctccaactttttttttttccccctgtatccttaaatggccccctcaaggactgagtttataatcctgggtttagcaggccaatactcaaaccactgagctatccccaccCCGTAATGCTCAGCTAGTTCCTGTAGCAACTATAATCAAAGTCACATGGCACATTTATAGTCTATCTAGATATAGGCCCAAACTGCAAAGTTTGCATCTGTGTTTAGGTTTTTTTAAGGGATATGTTAAGATTCAGGGGTCCAGTCCATCCCATTACACAGAGAGACACCTAAGCATCAAATTCAGATCTAGGTTTGCATCTGTATTTTGGAAATCCCTTCCCAGAAGTCTGGAGTTGGTTAGAGGTTGGGGGTCCATTACAGAGACAGGGCATCAGGCTGATTGAAATTACACGGGGAAGATGAAGGGGAGAggcgggggaagcccagcgcaTAGTCAGCCCAATACTGGGGAACTACAGTGGCCACTACTGCACCCATGCCATTCTGAGCTTTGCCAGAGCCACGGATCTAGGCCTAGTGTTCTGATCTGGTGGCAATTCACAGCTCCTTTGCACAGTTGTGAATGATCACACATGATGCAAACCAGGGGGTAATTAGCCCCTACTATGCTAACTTACACCCAGGCTTGGGGAgctacatcatagaatcatagaatctcagggttggaagggacctcaggaggtcatctagtccaatcccctgctcaaagcaggaccaaacccaactaaatcatcccagccagggctttgtcaagcctgaccttaaaaacctctaaggaaggagattccaccacctccctaggtaacccattccagttcttcaccaccctactagtaaaaaagtttttcctaatgtccaacctaaacctccccctctgcaacttgagcccattactccttgttctggcatcttctaccactgagaacagtctagatccatcctctttggaacccccttcaggtagttgaaagcagctatcaaatcccccctcattcttctcttctgcaggctaaacaatcccagttccctcagcctctcctcataagtcatgtgctccagccccctaatcatttttgttgccctttgctgggctctctccaatttatccacatccttcttgtagtgtggggcccaaaactggacacagtactccaaatgaggcctcaccagtgctgaatagaggggaatgatcacatccctcgatctgctggaaatgcccctacttatacaacccaaaatgccattagccttcttggcaacaagggcacactgttgactcatattcagcttttcgtccaccgtaacccctaggtccttttctgcagaactgctgcccagccattcggtccctagtctgtagcagtgcatgggattcttccgtcctaagtgcaggactctgcacttgtccttgttgtgTAAGGAGGAAGAGGTATACGTTACAGGTGGCAGGTGGATTCACTAGCCCAGATAGCCTGCATTGCACCCCTGCAGTGCATACAAAAGCAAACATAACATTATCAAATCACACTCCAGCATCCAGGCATCCCAGCTGAGCTGGGGAAGCTTTGGAGTCCCATCCAAATTGGCGGCCAAACTCTAGTGAACGTGGCAGCAACCCCCTGAAAGAGTGAATTTAATCTAGCTATTTATACTGTCCTTGTTactatggtatctgagtgcctgaaaTGCACCAAAACTGATCGTCATCAGAGCAGGTGGGCTGTGCCCCTAATGGGGCTGCTGGGTTCATGAACCAGCACCACTCACCGTGATTGTTTTATAAGCTAgtgtggtattgtttctgtttcctTGGGTGGGAGCTGGGTCAGAGGGGAAGACAATATGAAAGCTCTCTGTGCCCCTTGCTGCCATATTTTGGAAAGCCTGTCTCTAGAAGCTGGATTGTCAGGGGCTCCTCAGACAGGAAGcgagaaagggagggggaagccgGTACACTCAGCGCTTGTGGTAGCGGTGGGGGAGGGCGGCACAAAAGGAGGATGGAGTTTGATAATGGATTCAACAGGAAGGGAGGCTCCTCGCTGGCAGGAGGAAAAACTCAAGAGGGAGGGTGTGGGAGAAAATGCACTAACGTTTTCCAGGAAAACAgtagtttgttttcttttcactGTTCACTTGTTGATTTAAAGAGACAAGGCGTAAATTCCTAAAGGCTCAGATTTTCCATGAACCAGACAAAcaattccctttttaaaaacgAAAGTCAGGCTTCAgtcagtgcaacaaaaatgaagaACACTGCAAGCCTACTGGGCAAGTCCTGGGACTACCTTGTCAGACACAGATTACAGCCCTCATTCTCTGTAGAAGTCCTAATCAACAAATACATCTAGACAGGCACCTCCAGGCGTCTTGCATGTGTTTGGAAGGCTCTGAGGTCAGTATAGGAGAGGTGGGATCATTCAATACAAGGCAATAATAACTCTCAAACTGTGGGCCCTGTCTCCAAGTGGGGTTCTACTACAAAAAGTGACTGTAACAATACCAGCTGGGGGGTTCCACATTTATAAACCACGATCTGGGCTCCTGCCTTCTTGTGCATCAGTGCCAGCATAGCAGGGTCTGCAGGCTGCACTGGGCTCTTGAGGTGacattttcagaagcatctaAGAGTAGATTTTAAAAGGTCGTTAGGCCCCCTAACTCGCAGAGAATTGGCCAGCCCCAATGTCTACCCAGCAAtcttacagccccacagcccaagcccggGCCAGCCACTGGGGTtttattgcagtgtggacatacccttaggcactggggtcctgtggcaccttatagactaacagacgtattggagcatgctccaatatgtctgttagtctataaggtgccacaggactctttactgcttttacagatccagactaacacgactacccctctgatattaggcACTGGGGGCGTCtcagtcccactgaaagtcaagggCCAGACTTTAGAGGTGCTCAGGTGCCTACAGATACAGATAGACGCCTAAGAGGTACTTTAATAAATCCCAcacaagttaggcacccaactcccaagGGCTTTCAGTGGGAGTGAGGCACCCAGCCCGCTTAGGGCTTTCAGAAATGCCACTAGGTATCTGTCTGCAGCTTTAGGCTCCCGCTCCTACATAgcttggaaaatcaggcccctgcTCACATAGGCACCTTTGGAAATTTTACCCTGATCCATCAGACTCTTGTAAAGACAACTAGAGCATCGGAATCAAACCAAGGAAAGCTGATggtttaaataaacaaaatgacCATTTAAAAATGTTCTCCCCTTACTTTTACTATGCTGAAAAGAAACTATTCAAATGAATATTCTCCCAAGAGTATTTTCTGTTACTGTTTCTGATCAAACAGCCGTGTAATCAATAATTTCCATCTCAAGAGTCATATGGAACAGGAATAAGCTACTAGTAACTATAAGGCCTCGGCACTGCAAATGCAtacatgcctaattttaagccCCAGAGTATTTCCACCCAAGTCAGTAGGACTATTCAGAGACTGAAAGCCAAGCCCCTGTGTTTGCAGGACTGTGCCCTCTTGCTGCTGAAGCAAATACCGTTTACAGAACAGGGGGTGATCAGAATAAAAGAATTAAGAGAAATGGAGCAacttaggtccagatcctcaaaagtatttgggtgcctaactcccatgggtTAGACAAATAACAAAATTATGGGAGCAAAGGTAGGACAAATGAGATGAACTGATTTAATATGAACAAATGAATTAatataacttttaaaaatcaatttgtaTATCTACCAGCACTCAGTCTTCTGCCTCACCTCCGCTTCATGCCCTTATCTGCTGTATTTGTCACCCCCTCTTTTAATGGGTGTGTAAGAAAATAATTTGGACTGCCCACAAAATTCTACttgttgattttaaaaaaggtaataactaaaatattttcaaatagtCATATTTACAAACGAGGAAAATCTTCTGAGTGCTGAAAGCGTAGAGGGCTTTATTACCTTTCTTGGAGACCTTTACTACTGCAGAGAATTGAAAAAATACCAAACCCATAAACCTAAGATGGAGATTGGCTACCCTATAGCCACCGATAATGGGAAGCTGAGCTTTTTGGTGCTAGATGGCTGATTTGGATTTAGGCTAGGCCACAGACAGCTGGAAGTCATTACCTGCTGATTTATGGAGACCTATTTGCAAGGAGTGAATGTTCTCCTAATTCCACAGCTACAATACAAGTGGTACTGAaagaatggtgtgtgtgtgttgacatTGTTATCACAGAAGCCAAGCACTGGATGAATTTAAAACTGAACTACGGTGGCAGTCCTAGATGTGATCTCCCTAGATTAACGTTCAGATGCACTGGGAGCATATCAACAGGGCAAGGAGATTCCTCTGCTATCTCTACTAAACTGGCCCATTAGACACAGAAGATTTTGCTCCCCCAGGTTGTCCTCCTCCCACATTCACGTGCAATCACCTAGCAATCAGACTCTAGTAGGAGAGGGGCTAGTGGAATTTGACAAATGGCCCCTTACAATACACTCCTGAGCTGGAAGGAGCTTTGCCTGCCATTGCAATGGAGGCAGCCATATCATCCAGGCTTGAGAGTTCAGTGACAGCTAGGGATCAGCCGCTGGGGAGGGAGAGCGACAGACACAGATAGATTGTTGGTTGGGTGACCTAAAGAGAGGACCAATATTGCAGATCAAGGGGGAGTGAAGGGATAGAAATTGAGAGGAGCAAAGTGCCAGAGTGAGGACACGGGAAAGATCTATGgtatatttttttattcttttaaaaattaatccgAAGCTGGGTAATGTTAGACAGAGCTGAATTTTAACAACAGAATGATGATTGTAGAAAAAAGCGAGTCCAGTGACAGACTCCTTAACTCATATAAATGGGTGTAGTTCCACCAACTTCAGTGGCGCTGCACTGATCCAtagcagctgaggatttggcgCTTAGTTTAACATTTAAGGTGGTGGCCAGTCCATCACCAGTTCTGACACAAActtcctgcgtgaccttgggcaagtcactttgagtcagatttttaaaggtattcaggcaCTAACCCCCGTGGAAATCAAGGGAAATTAGGTGCCTTTAAAATACATCCCTTTAATGTCTTTGTGCCTCTcctctccatctataaaatggagataatcattcctttctcccatcctttgtctgtcttgtcttcaCCGCAAAGTTGACTCGAGTTATAACTTGAGTCCTGTCCAGACACAAAATCCCTTGACTGTAGTGCGGTGGTGCTTTTACTTCCTGTAGATGAGCCCAAGTGTGGGTATAGGGTAAAGCTCAAGTTAGTACTACTTGTCAGCTGCTGGTATGACCACTCTGCAGTGTGGGTGCAGGCTAGCATCATTCGAGTGCTGATAGTTCTCtgatgccttcccacaattccctgtgTGCCCAGAAAGGAGAGGCAAGTTTCCCCACAACTCACTGACAAAGAGATCATAGAGTGGCTCAGCCTACAACAAtgcaaagaaccatgggatggcCCCCAGTAGCCGTAGTGCCACACACGAGTGAATGCAATGCATGCTGGTGTGAACACAGCAGCTCAAGTGTTAGTCCTCCGTATGGCTGCTCTCACCCACGCAAGGCTAACTCCAGAGGGGTAAACCGAGTGTAGCTAACTCAAGTGAACTGCAATGAAGACATGCCCAGGGGCCATGCCAGGGaccctatgtgtttgtacagtgcctggcacaacagcGTATGCCTCAGGAATAGAAATAATGATCACAAATAATAGCTTTTACCATCTGAAGATGCATGAGTTACAAGGAAGAAAAATCAAGACCAAGAAGTTCTCAATAGAACTTCAGGAACTGCCACTCTGGGAACAATAGCAGAGGTAGGTAAATGGGCAGCTGCATCACACCCTCCATGTCCAATGGGTCAATATCTTTGCCAGGAGACTAGACCAGTCCTGTGAGGTGCTTGGAACTAGGTGTTCAGCACCTTGTGGGAAGCACTCAGCATCTCATGGGattcttttccccccaaaaatagGGTTGgggtttagggccagattctctcccACCAACACTGGTGTGAATGGGGTGTAATTCTAAAGTTACTCCAGTGTTAATtggggagcaggatctggctccTGATCTtaagaggtgctgagtgcctacaACTGCCATTGGGATCGGTGGTTGCTCAGCACCCCTTTAGATCAGACCCTGTTTCATTAAAGACTGCCTGCCAAAGATGGTTAAAACACAGAAACTGTTATGGTAGGGGACTGTTAGTTTACCACCATACTACTTGTTCCAAGGGGTTTTTTTACTGCTAAATTAAGTAAGTTTTAGGGGAAGTACAGACTAactttgttttctgtttccctTCTCTAATAAAAAGCCCCTTGATTCTGATGCAGTTTTGAAACAATCTTGTGTATCATTTTCCTGCCTCTCCCTAAGATAGTTAGGGACTAGCTAGGTAACAATGTTAAAACAGGGAACCACAGAAGCGTTGAATTCACCAGCAAAATACCCTGGGCCAAGTTTGGTTGTAACAATTAAAGGACAGTGAACAGGAGATGATCTTAATGAAGTATCTATGTTCAGCAACTTAGCCTAGGCTTTGAGAGGTTAAGGACAGATAATATCTTTTACCTGACCCCTGAATAGTTTTACTTTGGACAGTCCTGTATGTCAGCAGTGAGAGTAGAGTCTGAGTCCCTAGATTTCTAACACAGACCGAGGTAGCTGTCTGTTATTTGCTGTGGGAAGGATTCGTTGTAATAGTTGGGGAATAAAACCTCCTATCGCATTTAAATGACACTTTTAGAACAttaaacatttctttttaaaagactcAGAATCTCAACATTATTTGTAGCCTGAAATCTTGAGCATTTGCTGTTTGCATCAAAATGCCCTAGACAAAGTCACTTGTTCTGTTACTGTGATGGTGTAATCAATGGCCAGCCAAGTAActagcacagggctggggaattTAAAGTTATGGAAGTTGTTCGGGGTCATGTCTCACTTCAGACACTCATTTGGAAATTCAGGCTCTCTGATTTATGTATTGCTCTCTCCACTTTTGCTAAGAATGTTTTGAAGTGGGGAGTTGAAATATTCCAAAGGAAATCGTCCCCAAAGTGCTTAACTGAGGGGAAAACATTTCTACTGCAAAACAGCCTTCAGCTGAATAATCGACACATACAGAGTAAAAGAGAGACAGAGCAGTTCAGAGAGTCTGTCTTGCAACCACAACTTGGTGAGAAGCTGAAATTgagtgtatgtgtttgtgttattgtCTGTTATCTCTTCTGGACAGGCTCACGCCTTATCTGTCTCTGTAAGGCACATGCCATATTTACACCACTGTATATATGATTTTTATCAgcataacaataattaataacacAACATCACACCAAAGGAACTTGATCCCCTTGATAAGTTTATAACCTTCCAGTTCCTTTGGCACTACACAGTAGAATGCATAGCTCCCTGCAGAGTCCAGACTGGGAATTCCCCCTGTCTGGGCATGCTTGGCACCCTTTTCTGCCAGCCACTGTGCACACATAGGTGTAGTCATGGGTCTATCTGCCTATATGTACCGCTGACAATAGCAAATGGGACAATACCCCCCACTCTGAAATGATAAAGCACTTGTAAAAAAATCTGCAGGTAACTTCATCAAAAGTAACTGGTGAGTTTAGTGGGTCGTTGTCCTTCCTGCCTGGGGTAAATCCAGCATGCAGAATTCATAAGCGTACATGTCTCTGAAACTCACCTTCACAAAAAGCTCGATCTCAGGCTCCTTCCGAGGGCTGTGCCGCTGGCTTGCCATCCTCTCTGCTTGTTCAAACTGCTAGCCACCCTCCACTGCAGCAAGTTGCTCAGTTCTTTGCTGCTATTGAACCTCCGAGTGGAAGTGGGTGGCGATCCAGTGGGAGAGCCGCTGGTGTATGGTGAAGGACCTCTCTAATGAAGATACACCAAGCCCCGTTGCCAGCTTCACTCACCAATGGGCAGTTCTATCACGgttcttttccttcctcctcctgaaTTCTCAACTGAAGAGGAGTGACAGAGTGTTTGCAGCAACTGCTGGAGGGGCAAGGGTATTTCCACAAGGGCCTCCCAGTTGTGACTCAGCATCCTAATCTATCAGAGAGCATGCATGAGGTCCCCCTGTCAGCTATCAAGCAGACCAGATGCTGCTCTGGGCTCTTTCTCAGCCATGGGCTTATGTCCCAGAAAAGGTCCTTCCACTTCTGTTACTGTAAACTCCCACCCATGAGAGCTTTTATGA encodes the following:
- the CLIC2 gene encoding chloride intracellular channel protein 2 isoform X3 — its product is MASQRHSPRKEPEIELFVKAGLDGENIGNCPFCQRLFMVLWLKGVKFNVTTVDMTRKPEELKSLAPGTNPPFLLFNKELKTDFIKIEEFLEQMLAPPKYPHLSPKYKESFDVGSNIFAKFSAYIKNPHKEANENFEKALLREFKRLDTYLNNPLPEEIDQDSTEEVLVSKRKFLDGNRLTLADCNLLPKLHIIKM